In one window of Scyliorhinus canicula chromosome 17, sScyCan1.1, whole genome shotgun sequence DNA:
- the LOC119952347 gene encoding syntaxin-1A-like encodes MKDRLKELIKTAEESPADNVFHGVDNPMFEGSGLGKFDPVFNDVSAISSRLRKLEKLVFSVQKKQAKVLCGTAKDSIYKEKKCLKDVKHEFIQEAKLIQSQLDEMKAKLSERRDDEQLSVECRIRQCQFNALTARYQEILSFHYVKDTEYVGKLKQQIARQTQLAGLQLQDEDVDHLVESLAPPQIVGQDLETLKAKQHLALAHERHRQLLVLESQIVELHELFLHFEVLVTEQQEAVNSIEYNVLRTVDYISQSSDQVKTAIKYQKKSRVTAAAAAILGLCACAPCIAKLSS; translated from the coding sequence ATGAAGGACAGGCTGAAGGAGCTGATCAAAACTGCAGAGGAGAGCCCTGCTGACAATGTGTTCCATGGAGTTGATAATCCAATGTTTGAAGGGTCAGGACTCGGCAAATTTGACCCAGTTTTTAACGACGTTTCAGCTATTTCCTCTCGCCTTCGTAAACTGGAAAAGCTAGTTTTCAGTGTTCAGAAGAAGCAAGCAAAGGTGCTTTGTGGGACTGCAAAAGATAGCATCTACAAGGAAAAGAAATGCCTGAAGGACGTAAAGCACGAGTTTATTCAGGAAGCCAAACTCATTCAGTCACAGCTGGATGAGATGAAAGCCAAACTTTCTGAGAGGAGGGATGATGAGCAGCTGTCGGTCGAATGCCGGATTCGCCAGTGCCAGTTCAACGCACTGACAGCCCGCTATCAGGAAATCCTATCTTTTCACTATGTGAAGGATACTGAATACGTTGGTAAGTTGAAACAGCAAATCGCCCGACAGACTCAGCTGGCGGGTTTGCAACTCCAAGATGAGGATGTTGACCACTTGGTGGAGAGCCTTGCGCCCCCACAAATCGTCGGCCAGGACCTGGAGACCCTCAAAGCCAAACAGCATCTGGCTCTTGCCCATGAGCGCCACAGGCAACTACTGGTTCTTGAATCGCAGATTGTCGAACTACATGAACTCTTCCTGCACTTTGAGGTGCTGGTAACTGAGCAGCAAGAAGCTGTAAACAGCATTGAGTATAACGTGCTGCGGACAGTTGACTACATTTCACAGTCGAGCGACCAGGTTAAAACTGCAATAAAATATCAAAAGAAATCTCGGGTtactgcagcagcagcagcaatattAGGGCTATGTGCCTGTGCACCTTGCATTGCAAAGTTGTCATCTTAA